A window of the Candidatus Methylomirabilota bacterium genome harbors these coding sequences:
- a CDS encoding transcriptional regulator: MAEAGTARRPRQGARAHEAAPAERRPGARRTDLAPESVIHHRLRLGIVSALAASESLTFNELKALLKTTDGNLSVHCRKLEDAHHVVCTKTFEGRRPRTEYRLAPLGRRELARYLNHMEALIRATRHTLGR; the protein is encoded by the coding sequence GTGGCTGAGGCGGGCACGGCGCGCCGACCGCGCCAGGGCGCCCGAGCGCACGAGGCCGCGCCGGCGGAGCGGCGTCCGGGCGCTCGCCGGACCGATCTCGCCCCCGAGAGCGTGATCCATCATCGCCTGCGCCTGGGCATCGTGAGCGCGCTCGCGGCCTCCGAATCGCTCACCTTCAACGAGCTCAAAGCCCTGCTCAAGACCACGGACGGCAACCTCTCCGTCCACTGCCGCAAGCTCGAGGATGCCCATCACGTCGTCTGCACCAAGACCTTCGAAGGCCGGCGGCCGCGGACGGAGTACCGGCTGGCCCCCTTGGGCCGCCGCGAGCTCGCCCGATACCTCAACCACATGGAAGCGCTGATCCGGGCCACGCGACACACGCTCGGCCGCTGA
- a CDS encoding TonB-dependent receptor — translation MSSSRPRPQVLRWSGALLVILAVLGRALAAERLEPPPRDESVIQLPPVRVTAPAPLPDALPRNWVPGAVDILERPEIGPSRPSVLPDVLERLPGVTLQNEQGTPFQPTLTLRGFVVSPVTGLPQGVSVFLDGVRLNEPTVEEVNFDLIPLEDVDRIEVIRGPSVLFGRNTLGGAISLTTRRGEARREIGTELSGGSFGRINTRLLMSGEARPLDYYVSLTGVREEGYRDDTQSRLARAFAKVGVRAAGLDATVSYQYSNNRIRQAGSLPQSELRFNRQANISPDFFAPELHLAIINARYGLGDALTLEGNAFVRALSTEQFNANLIGANTRLLNSTLSTGGRLQGSYRGEVAGGDNVLIGGGEYVRTRVASRTFQATGGAGESLEADLTDDQHTLGFYAQDTLVLFRGFAGPGSSLVLTAAARWDRLRHDIGDRLGGESAGVHDFSRLNPRAGANLNLSERLGFFASYSEGFRAPAFLELTCAGPGAVCPGLQVGVAPDPQLKPVTARNYEIGMRSRPFLWLDLDLTAYRIDVSDDIFSVSPTGTTGVFFQNVGRTRRQGVEVGLRGRLGRTLDGYVNYSYTEATFLESTELATPLPPGVQSVRVGSSLTLVPRHRVNAGLAYRPWPWLTLSVDARYVSSQFLRGDEANRQPPLPGYWVLDGGLAARWRGFEAFVRINNVLDNRYEPFGTFAPNGHLPGNPVDRFLTPAPPLSVLAGLQYTY, via the coding sequence ATGAGCTCTTCCCGGCCCCGGCCGCAGGTCCTTCGGTGGTCGGGCGCCTTGCTCGTCATCCTCGCGGTCCTCGGCCGGGCCCTTGCCGCCGAGCGCCTCGAACCGCCTCCGCGCGACGAGAGCGTGATCCAGCTCCCGCCCGTCCGGGTGACGGCGCCGGCGCCCTTGCCGGACGCGCTGCCTCGAAATTGGGTGCCGGGGGCGGTGGACATCCTGGAGCGGCCTGAGATCGGGCCGTCGCGACCTTCGGTCCTCCCGGACGTGCTCGAGCGGCTGCCGGGAGTGACTCTCCAGAACGAGCAGGGGACTCCTTTCCAGCCTACGCTGACCTTGCGGGGCTTCGTCGTGTCGCCCGTGACGGGCCTTCCCCAGGGGGTGAGCGTCTTCCTCGACGGCGTGCGGCTCAACGAGCCCACGGTCGAGGAGGTGAACTTCGATCTGATCCCCTTGGAGGACGTGGACCGCATCGAGGTCATCCGCGGCCCCTCCGTCCTCTTCGGTCGCAACACGCTGGGCGGGGCTATCAGCCTGACCACGCGCCGCGGAGAGGCGCGCCGCGAGATCGGCACGGAGCTGTCCGGCGGGAGCTTCGGGCGGATCAACACCCGACTCCTGATGAGCGGGGAGGCTCGTCCCCTCGACTACTACGTGTCCCTGACCGGAGTCCGCGAGGAGGGATATCGGGACGATACCCAGAGCCGGCTCGCCCGCGCCTTCGCCAAGGTTGGCGTGCGCGCGGCCGGGCTCGACGCGACGGTCTCCTACCAGTACAGCAACAATCGCATCAGGCAGGCTGGATCGCTTCCGCAGAGCGAGCTGCGGTTCAACCGGCAAGCGAACATCTCCCCCGACTTCTTCGCCCCGGAGCTGCATCTCGCCATCATCAATGCCCGGTATGGACTCGGCGACGCTCTGACCCTGGAGGGCAACGCCTTCGTTCGCGCCCTCTCCACGGAGCAATTCAACGCGAACCTGATCGGCGCCAACACGCGGCTGCTCAACAGCACGCTGTCAACGGGCGGCCGACTCCAGGGAAGCTACCGCGGCGAGGTGGCGGGAGGCGACAACGTACTGATCGGGGGCGGCGAATACGTGCGCACCAGGGTCGCCAGCCGGACGTTCCAGGCGACCGGAGGGGCGGGGGAGTCGCTCGAGGCGGACCTCACCGATGATCAGCACACGCTGGGTTTCTATGCCCAGGACACCCTGGTGCTCTTCCGCGGCTTCGCCGGCCCCGGCTCGAGCCTCGTCCTGACCGCGGCGGCCCGCTGGGACCGCCTGCGCCACGACATCGGCGACCGCCTCGGCGGCGAGAGCGCGGGCGTCCACGACTTCAGCCGCTTGAACCCGCGCGCGGGGGCCAACCTGAATCTCAGCGAGCGACTCGGGTTCTTCGCCAGCTATTCAGAAGGATTTCGCGCGCCGGCATTTCTGGAGCTGACGTGCGCGGGGCCGGGCGCCGTCTGCCCGGGGCTCCAGGTGGGCGTGGCCCCGGATCCACAGCTCAAGCCGGTGACCGCGCGCAACTACGAGATCGGCATGCGCTCTCGGCCGTTCCTCTGGCTCGACCTCGACCTGACCGCGTATCGGATCGATGTCAGCGATGACATCTTTTCCGTCTCGCCCACGGGTACCACGGGGGTCTTCTTCCAGAACGTGGGCCGGACCCGCCGCCAAGGCGTGGAAGTTGGGCTCCGGGGCCGGCTGGGTCGCACGCTCGACGGATACGTGAACTACTCGTACACCGAGGCCACGTTCCTGGAGTCGACCGAGCTGGCCACGCCGCTTCCTCCGGGGGTGCAATCGGTGCGCGTGGGCAGTTCGCTCACTCTCGTGCCCCGTCATCGCGTCAACGCGGGTTTGGCCTACCGTCCATGGCCATGGCTTACCCTCTCAGTGGATGCGCGCTATGTCTCGTCGCAGTTCCTTCGGGGCGACGAGGCCAATCGTCAGCCGCCCCTGCCGGGGTACTGGGTCCTCGATGGCGGCCTCGCCGCTCGCTGGCGAGGCTTCGAGGCCTTCGTCAGGATCAACAACGTCCTCGACAACCGCTATGAGCCGTTCGGCACCTTTGCTCCCAACGGCCACCTCCCAGGCAATCCTGTCGATCGCTTCCTGACGCCGGCGCCCCCCCTCAGTGTCTTGGCAGGCCTCCAGTACACGTACTAG
- a CDS encoding extracellular solute-binding protein, with the protein MSDTQPVQTDHASVNRRRFLKVAGGGVAGSSLLTMLQARQAPAQIKGTTLRILQWSHFIPAYDAWYDRFAKEWGDKNGVKVRVDHIPHLDIPARMAAEFAAGAGHDIIYNGSSILTRLYYKNLADLTDVADAAGKKYGGWIPAAKSLVEVEGRWYGLPIFYILAPMLYRKDLFDANNLKYPDTWELARVAARTLKPKGHPTGIALSQCADANLFWRSMFFSHGGTEAEPSGASPTLDSKELREFLRFAKALFEEGMTPEVFSWDDASDNRYLASGVACWVHDAISAYRTTEDTNPPVFKNTFLGLEPQGLPNKRVSVAAPNVWMVWKFSKNQGAAKEWLAYLIDNDLVGMTESRGYNMPYLTDRYKKPMPVIGTDPKLQILQDFPKIVAFYGYPGPSTTPIQEIVNTFIFPDMITRFCRGQSMEEAIKWGVGEYRRIYAKHKGA; encoded by the coding sequence ATGAGTGATACACAGCCTGTCCAAACGGACCACGCGTCGGTCAACCGCCGCCGCTTCCTGAAAGTGGCCGGGGGAGGCGTGGCGGGAAGCTCGCTCCTGACCATGCTGCAGGCGCGTCAGGCCCCGGCGCAGATCAAGGGAACCACGCTGCGCATCCTGCAGTGGAGCCACTTCATCCCGGCCTACGACGCCTGGTACGACAGGTTCGCCAAGGAGTGGGGCGACAAGAACGGTGTCAAGGTGCGGGTGGACCACATCCCCCACCTCGACATCCCGGCACGGATGGCGGCGGAGTTCGCGGCCGGGGCCGGCCACGACATCATCTACAACGGCTCGTCCATCTTGACGCGGCTCTACTACAAGAACCTGGCGGACCTCACCGACGTTGCCGACGCGGCCGGGAAGAAGTACGGGGGCTGGATCCCCGCGGCGAAGTCCCTCGTCGAGGTGGAGGGGCGCTGGTATGGCCTTCCCATCTTCTACATCCTGGCGCCCATGCTCTACCGCAAGGATCTCTTCGACGCCAACAACCTGAAGTATCCCGACACCTGGGAGCTGGCCCGCGTGGCGGCGCGAACCCTGAAACCCAAGGGGCATCCTACGGGCATCGCGCTGTCTCAATGCGCTGACGCGAACCTCTTCTGGCGCTCGATGTTCTTCAGCCACGGCGGGACGGAGGCGGAGCCCTCGGGCGCAAGCCCCACCCTCGACTCAAAGGAGCTGCGGGAGTTTCTCCGCTTCGCCAAGGCCCTCTTCGAGGAGGGTATGACCCCGGAGGTGTTCTCCTGGGATGACGCCTCCGACAATCGATATCTGGCTTCGGGCGTGGCCTGCTGGGTCCACGATGCGATCTCGGCGTACCGCACCACCGAGGACACCAATCCTCCGGTGTTCAAGAACACCTTCCTCGGGCTCGAGCCCCAGGGGCTGCCCAACAAGCGGGTCAGCGTGGCTGCGCCCAACGTCTGGATGGTGTGGAAGTTCTCGAAGAACCAGGGGGCGGCCAAGGAATGGTTGGCGTACCTCATCGACAACGATCTGGTGGGTATGACCGAGAGCCGCGGCTACAACATGCCGTACCTCACCGACCGCTACAAGAAGCCGATGCCCGTCATCGGGACTGACCCCAAGCTCCAGATCCTCCAGGACTTCCCGAAGATCGTCGCCTTCTACGGCTATCCGGGACCGTCCACCACTCCCATCCAGGAGATCGTCAACACCTTCATCTTCCCCGACATGATCACCAGGTTCTGTCGCGGCCAGAGCATGGAAGAGGCGATTAAGTGGGGGGTGGGCGAGTACCGTCGGATCTACGCCAAGCACAAGGGCGCATGA
- a CDS encoding sugar ABC transporter permease: protein MTASSSSGGPDAASARAAAISVASRARTSGWFRSQTSRRLGVGYLLLAPAVLYVLLLVGAPFLFSLYLALSDANVGEPVASFVGLANFRAALESDVFYIALRNSIVFTVVAAIFKGLLGTTLAFLLLQPFWGRKVVRGLVVIPFTLPVTISVLSWKWMYDSQFSVINWFLSRIGLVGSYGSPDWPVWLGQAHLALAACIIVNVWRSFPFSAIVLLAGFTSVPTEILDAARVDGTSFFQRFRYVVVPMIAPILLIGFLFDTVFTLSDLSIVYLLTQGGPANATKILPVLAYQVGIQAGALGRGAAISLFLFPLLLPLMILLLRNLKRRED, encoded by the coding sequence ATGACGGCAAGCTCGTCGAGCGGCGGCCCGGACGCGGCAAGCGCCCGGGCCGCTGCCATTTCTGTCGCCTCCCGGGCTCGTACCTCGGGGTGGTTCCGAAGCCAGACTTCCCGGCGGCTCGGTGTCGGGTATCTTCTGCTGGCTCCCGCGGTCCTCTACGTTCTCCTTCTCGTCGGGGCGCCTTTCCTCTTCTCGCTGTACCTCGCGCTGAGCGACGCCAACGTCGGCGAGCCCGTGGCGTCCTTCGTGGGGCTGGCCAACTTCCGGGCCGCTCTGGAGAGCGACGTCTTCTACATCGCCCTCCGCAACAGCATCGTCTTCACCGTGGTGGCGGCGATCTTCAAGGGCTTGCTGGGGACGACCCTGGCGTTTCTGTTGCTCCAGCCCTTCTGGGGAAGGAAGGTCGTGCGCGGCCTGGTGGTGATCCCCTTCACCCTTCCCGTCACCATCAGCGTGCTCTCCTGGAAATGGATGTACGACTCCCAGTTCAGCGTCATCAACTGGTTCCTGAGCCGGATCGGGCTCGTGGGGAGCTACGGCTCCCCGGATTGGCCGGTGTGGCTGGGCCAGGCGCATCTGGCCCTGGCCGCCTGCATCATCGTCAACGTCTGGCGCAGCTTTCCCTTCTCCGCCATCGTGCTGCTGGCGGGGTTCACGTCGGTGCCCACGGAGATCCTGGACGCGGCCAGGGTGGACGGCACGAGCTTCTTCCAGCGGTTCCGCTACGTGGTGGTGCCGATGATCGCCCCCATCCTCCTCATTGGGTTCCTCTTCGACACCGTGTTCACGCTGTCGGACCTCAGCATCGTGTACCTGCTCACCCAGGGCGGGCCGGCCAACGCCACCAAGATCCTGCCCGTGCTCGCGTACCAGGTCGGGATCCAGGCAGGGGCCCTCGGCCGGGGAGCGGCCATCTCGCTCTTCCTCTTCCCCCTTCTGCTGCCGCTCATGATCCTGCTCCTCAGGAACCTCAAGCGGAGAGAGGACTAG
- a CDS encoding carbohydrate ABC transporter permease yields the protein MAAPRTRRQKEIRRHLWIYGAITPYVIIAVFPIYWMVITAFKQNPDLYRMDVFPLWFHMAPTWKHFSYLFTDTNYAAWIINTMTIAAWVAVITLLVGVPAGYALARLRIPGSENLGISVFMTYLVPAIILFLPLSRVVSMLGLQDNWWSLVLVYPTITIPFCTWLLMGFFKTLPTEIEEAARVDGCGYLGALVRVVLPVSVPGILTSVIFAFTLSMQDFLYGLAFVAPGDQKPVTVGVPTELIRGDVYFWGSLMAAALMVGLPVAILYNFFLDRFIQGITGGIGK from the coding sequence ATGGCGGCTCCGCGCACCCGACGGCAGAAGGAGATCCGGCGCCACCTCTGGATCTACGGGGCGATCACCCCCTACGTCATCATCGCCGTGTTTCCGATCTACTGGATGGTCATCACGGCCTTCAAGCAGAATCCCGACCTCTACCGGATGGACGTCTTCCCGCTCTGGTTCCACATGGCGCCCACCTGGAAGCACTTCTCGTATCTGTTCACCGACACGAACTACGCTGCCTGGATCATCAACACCATGACCATCGCGGCGTGGGTGGCGGTGATAACGCTGCTCGTCGGGGTACCGGCCGGCTACGCCCTGGCCCGGCTCCGGATTCCCGGGTCCGAAAACCTCGGGATTTCCGTGTTCATGACCTACCTGGTTCCGGCCATCATCCTTTTCCTCCCGCTCTCGAGGGTGGTGTCGATGCTGGGGCTGCAGGACAACTGGTGGTCGCTGGTCTTGGTGTATCCGACCATCACCATCCCGTTCTGCACGTGGCTCCTCATGGGCTTCTTCAAGACCCTGCCCACGGAGATAGAGGAGGCGGCACGGGTCGATGGCTGCGGGTACCTCGGCGCCCTCGTCCGTGTCGTCCTGCCCGTGAGCGTCCCGGGGATCCTCACGTCGGTGATCTTCGCCTTCACGCTCTCGATGCAGGACTTCCTCTACGGGCTGGCCTTCGTCGCGCCGGGTGACCAGAAGCCGGTCACCGTAGGCGTGCCCACCGAGCTGATCCGGGGCGACGTGTACTTCTGGGGTTCGTTGATGGCGGCGGCCCTGATGGTAGGGCTGCCCGTGGCGATTCTCTACAACTTCTTCCTGGACCGTTTCATCCAGGGGATCACCGGCGGGATCGGGAAGTAG
- a CDS encoding carbohydrate ABC transporter permease, translated as MNPRPWWTKLGHGTLMLLAAVYCLFPIYFMLVQSLKTPQEDVFGNPFIVMNPTFENFEELFERKSETRGFVGDALRRSYPFLDWLANTFFVFAGSVVATLVISVAAAYALGRLRPPGFRWWRRAIFATYVIPQTILFIPLFQVVNAFGLDDNLLALLFIYPSMALPFCVWMLSAYFQHLPREIEEAALIEGASRTTAFFRIVLPMSRPVLVAAGIFALGTVASDFMIASVFLLSGQSQTITAGIGTFDVALDELAAVAGVNLMAIPVVAISALFARDYVRGLTAAMVEGA; from the coding sequence ATGAACCCGAGGCCCTGGTGGACGAAGCTCGGCCATGGGACCCTGATGCTCCTGGCCGCGGTCTACTGCCTCTTCCCGATCTACTTCATGCTGGTGCAGTCGCTGAAGACCCCCCAGGAGGACGTCTTCGGCAACCCGTTCATCGTCATGAATCCGACCTTCGAGAACTTCGAGGAGCTATTCGAGCGCAAGAGCGAGACTCGGGGCTTCGTGGGGGACGCGCTCCGCCGCTCCTACCCCTTCCTGGACTGGCTCGCCAACACTTTCTTCGTGTTTGCCGGCTCGGTGGTGGCGACCCTTGTCATAAGTGTCGCCGCGGCGTATGCCCTCGGCCGGCTGCGTCCCCCGGGCTTCCGGTGGTGGCGGCGCGCGATCTTCGCCACCTACGTCATCCCCCAGACCATCCTCTTCATCCCGCTCTTCCAGGTCGTGAACGCGTTCGGGCTGGACGACAACCTCCTCGCCCTCCTCTTCATCTATCCCAGCATGGCCCTGCCCTTCTGCGTGTGGATGCTCTCGGCCTACTTCCAGCACCTGCCCCGGGAGATCGAGGAGGCGGCCCTCATCGAGGGCGCGAGCCGGACCACCGCCTTCTTCCGCATCGTCCTGCCCATGAGCCGCCCCGTCCTCGTGGCCGCGGGCATCTTCGCCCTCGGAACCGTGGCCAGCGACTTCATGATCGCCTCCGTCTTTCTCTTGAGTGGGCAAAGCCAGACGATCACGGCCGGGATCGGCACCTTCGACGTGGCTCTCGACGAGCTGGCCGCGGTGGCGGGGGTCAATCTGATGGCCATCCCCGTGGTCGCGATCTCCGCCCTCTTCGCGCGGGACTATGTCCGCGGCCTCACGGCCGCCATGGTCGAAGGCGCCTAG